From a single Pseudomonas serboccidentalis genomic region:
- a CDS encoding DMT family transporter — protein sequence MTPRTALGALHIGALMFGLTGVFGKLAAASPAVIVFGRAAFAVLALAFFARFASQNGWQKLQAVDWRRLALSGVLLAGHWVSFFIAVKVAGVAIATLGFTSFPAFTVILEGLIFRERIRTNEIVLVVLVSVGLVLVTPAFDLASGATTGLLWAVLSGLLFALLSLTNRASSGRIPAVQAALCQNVVVTLCLLPVAAPQLSEVRALDWLWIGLLGVFCTGVAHSLFVASLAVIKARTAAVVFAMEPVYGITIAWLLFDENPTVRMLIGGALIIVAIVVSARMSGSADKKTVAAEAASH from the coding sequence ATGACTCCGCGTACCGCCCTCGGCGCCCTGCATATCGGCGCTCTGATGTTCGGCCTGACCGGTGTGTTCGGCAAACTCGCTGCCGCCTCGCCGGCGGTCATCGTCTTCGGCCGCGCCGCGTTCGCCGTGCTCGCCCTGGCCTTTTTCGCCCGCTTCGCCAGCCAGAACGGCTGGCAGAAACTGCAGGCGGTCGATTGGCGGCGCCTGGCGCTCAGCGGCGTATTGCTGGCCGGGCACTGGGTGAGTTTTTTCATCGCGGTGAAGGTGGCCGGGGTGGCGATCGCGACGCTGGGCTTTACCAGTTTCCCGGCCTTCACGGTGATTCTCGAAGGGTTGATCTTCCGCGAACGCATCCGCACCAATGAAATCGTGCTGGTGGTGCTGGTCAGCGTCGGCCTGGTGCTGGTCACCCCGGCGTTCGACCTCGCCAGCGGCGCCACCACCGGGCTGCTCTGGGCGGTGCTGTCGGGCCTGCTGTTCGCCCTGCTCTCGCTGACCAACCGCGCCAGCTCCGGGCGCATCCCGGCGGTGCAGGCGGCGCTGTGTCAGAACGTGGTAGTGACGCTGTGTCTGCTGCCGGTCGCCGCCCCGCAACTGAGCGAAGTACGGGCCCTGGACTGGTTGTGGATCGGTCTGCTCGGGGTGTTCTGCACCGGCGTCGCGCACAGCCTGTTCGTCGCCAGCCTGGCGGTGATCAAGGCACGTACCGCCGCCGTGGTGTTCGCCATGGAACCGGTCTACGGCATCACCATCGCCTGGCTGCTGTTCGACGAAAACCCGACCGTGCGCATGCTGATCGGCGGCGCACTGATCATCGTCGCCATCGTGGTCTCGGCGCGGATGTCAGGCAGTGCCGACAAGAAAACCGTCGCTGCCGAAGCCGCGTCTCACTGA
- a CDS encoding SelT/SelW/SelH family protein, producing MTVAKAEIVITYCTQCQWLLRAAWLAQELLSTFGDDLGKVSLVPGTGGVFHISCDDVQIWERKADGGFPEAKVLKQRVRDQIDPDRDLGHNDRTQ from the coding sequence ATGACCGTCGCCAAAGCGGAAATCGTCATCACCTATTGCACCCAATGCCAGTGGCTGTTGCGCGCCGCGTGGCTGGCGCAGGAGCTGCTCAGCACCTTCGGCGATGACCTCGGCAAGGTCTCGCTGGTGCCCGGCACCGGCGGGGTGTTCCACATCAGCTGCGACGACGTGCAGATCTGGGAGCGCAAGGCGGACGGTGGTTTTCCCGAGGCCAAGGTGCTCAAGCAGCGGGTGCGCGATCAGATCGACCCTGACCGCGACCTCGGCCACAACGACCGTACTCAGTGA
- a CDS encoding patatin-like phospholipase family protein: MRRLLFCLLLGFLPFFVDVSVHAAEAPRPKVGLVLSGGAARGLAHIGVLKALEEQGIKIDAIAGTSMGAVVGGLYASGYKIDELEKLALNIDWQQALSDSPPREDVPFRRKQDDRDFLVKQQLSFRDDGSLGLPLGVIQGQNLALMLESLLAHTSDTRDFDKLPIPFRAVATDIANGEKVVFRKGHLPQVIRASMSIPAVFAPVELDGRLLVDGGMTDNIPLDVAREMGVDVAIVVDIGTPLRNRKQLTTVVDVLNQSITLMTRRNSEEQLAALKPSDVLIQPALAAFGVTDFGKAQEMIDAGYRATRILDARLAQLKPRQSQDAELNAARAPGQRTPIITAIKVENDSKVGDEVIRYYIRQPIGEPLDLGRLHSDMGTLYGLDYFEQVQYRVVHKGQDHTLVISARGKRSGTDYLRVGLNLSDDMRGDSAFNLGASYRINGINRLGAEWLTRAQIGDKQELYTEFYQPLDVGSRYFVAPYAAFEAQNVDAVLDNDPIAQYRVERYGFGLNVGRQIGNNGEIRFGVGEAWGKADVRIGDQDLPSENFTEGFYSLKYSFDSLDNVYFPHEGKDVSLTLMQFEPGLGSDTRYRQWEFKLDKAMSHGPDTLILGGRYGRTLDDANVVTSSFLLGGARQLSGFREDSISGQNVSLMRAVYYRRLTPRSYLPLDFPLYAGASLERGRAWNNDNEFDSGYINAASVFIGFDTPLGPLNFTYGLNDANEQAVYLNLGQTF; the protein is encoded by the coding sequence ATGCGCCGTTTGCTGTTCTGCCTGCTGCTTGGCTTCCTGCCGTTTTTTGTTGATGTCAGCGTTCATGCTGCCGAAGCGCCACGCCCGAAAGTCGGTCTGGTGCTGTCCGGCGGTGCCGCCCGTGGCCTGGCGCACATCGGCGTGCTCAAGGCACTCGAGGAACAAGGCATCAAGATCGATGCGATCGCCGGCACCAGCATGGGCGCGGTAGTCGGTGGCCTGTATGCCTCGGGCTACAAGATCGATGAACTGGAAAAACTTGCGCTGAATATCGACTGGCAGCAGGCGCTGTCCGATTCCCCGCCACGGGAAGACGTGCCGTTTCGACGCAAGCAGGACGACCGCGATTTTCTGGTGAAACAGCAACTGAGTTTTCGCGATGACGGCAGCCTCGGCCTGCCGCTGGGGGTGATTCAGGGCCAGAACCTGGCGCTGATGCTGGAAAGCCTGCTGGCGCACACCAGTGATACCCGGGACTTCGACAAACTGCCGATCCCGTTCCGCGCCGTCGCCACCGACATCGCCAATGGCGAAAAAGTGGTGTTCCGCAAAGGCCACCTGCCCCAGGTGATCCGCGCCAGCATGTCGATCCCGGCGGTGTTCGCCCCGGTCGAGCTGGACGGACGACTGCTGGTGGACGGCGGCATGACCGACAACATCCCCCTCGACGTCGCGCGGGAAATGGGCGTCGATGTGGCGATCGTCGTTGACATCGGCACCCCGCTGCGCAACCGCAAGCAACTGACCACCGTGGTCGACGTGCTGAACCAGTCGATCACCTTGATGACCCGGCGCAACTCCGAAGAGCAACTGGCCGCCCTCAAGCCCTCCGATGTGCTGATCCAGCCGGCGCTGGCGGCGTTCGGCGTCACCGATTTCGGCAAGGCCCAGGAGATGATCGACGCCGGTTACCGCGCCACACGGATTCTCGACGCCCGACTCGCACAGCTCAAGCCCCGGCAATCCCAGGACGCCGAACTCAATGCCGCCCGCGCGCCGGGGCAGCGCACCCCGATCATCACTGCGATCAAGGTCGAGAACGACTCGAAAGTCGGTGACGAGGTGATCCGCTATTACATCCGCCAGCCCATCGGTGAACCGCTGGACCTCGGCCGGCTGCACTCGGACATGGGCACGCTGTACGGTCTGGACTACTTCGAACAGGTGCAGTACCGCGTGGTGCACAAGGGCCAGGATCACACGTTGGTGATCAGCGCCCGGGGCAAACGCAGCGGCACCGATTACCTGCGCGTCGGCCTGAACCTGTCGGACGACATGCGCGGCGACAGCGCTTTCAACCTTGGCGCCAGCTATCGCATCAATGGCATCAACCGCCTCGGCGCCGAATGGCTGACCCGGGCGCAAATCGGCGACAAGCAGGAGCTCTACACCGAGTTCTATCAGCCGCTGGACGTCGGCTCACGCTACTTCGTCGCCCCGTATGCCGCCTTTGAGGCGCAGAACGTCGACGCCGTGCTCGACAACGACCCGATCGCCCAATACCGCGTCGAACGCTACGGTTTCGGCCTCAACGTTGGCCGGCAGATCGGCAATAACGGCGAAATCCGCTTCGGGGTCGGCGAGGCCTGGGGCAAGGCGGATGTGCGGATCGGCGATCAGGACCTGCCGAGCGAAAACTTCACCGAAGGGTTCTATTCGTTGAAGTACTCGTTCGACTCGCTGGACAACGTCTACTTCCCCCACGAAGGCAAGGACGTCAGCCTGACCCTGATGCAATTCGAACCGGGCCTGGGCTCGGACACGCGCTACCGACAGTGGGAGTTCAAACTCGACAAAGCCATGAGCCATGGCCCCGACACGCTGATTCTCGGCGGGCGCTACGGCCGTACCCTGGACGACGCCAATGTGGTGACATCAAGCTTCCTGCTGGGCGGTGCGCGGCAGTTGTCGGGGTTCCGCGAGGATTCGATCTCCGGGCAGAACGTCAGCCTGATGCGCGCGGTGTATTACCGCCGGTTGACGCCACGTTCGTACCTGCCGCTGGACTTCCCGCTATACGCCGGCGCCTCACTGGAACGTGGCCGGGCGTGGAACAACGATAATGAATTCGACAGTGGCTACATCAATGCCGCCAGCGTGTTCATCGGTTTCGATACGCCGTTGGGGCCGTTGAATTTCACGTATGGCTTGAATGATGCGAATGAGCAGGCGGTTTATCTGAATCTGGGGCAGACGTTCTAG